A region from the Phycisphaerales bacterium genome encodes:
- the lptB gene encoding LPS export ABC transporter ATP-binding protein — protein sequence MALLQTHKLRKTYGDRTVVDDVSFHVERAEVVGLLGRNGAGKTTSFRMTIGMIEPDSGLGPDRGRVMFDGKDVSNLPMYKRARLGMGYLSQEPSVFGRLTCEQNLLAILETQKLSGKERKTKAAELLAQFSLSHKAGEAARTCSGGERRKLEIARALVTKPRLILLDEPFSGVDPIAIEELQREIRTLASKGIAMLITDHNVQQTLRVCDRAYIIDAGKKFAEGTPKALINDQRVREVYLGTIFRGDEFD from the coding sequence ATGGCGCTGCTGCAGACGCACAAACTCCGCAAGACGTATGGCGACCGGACGGTCGTGGATGATGTCTCGTTCCACGTCGAGCGGGCGGAGGTTGTGGGGTTGCTCGGTCGCAACGGCGCGGGGAAGACGACGAGTTTCCGGATGACGATCGGGATGATCGAGCCGGATTCGGGGCTTGGGCCGGATCGCGGGCGGGTGATGTTCGACGGGAAGGACGTGTCGAACCTGCCCATGTACAAGCGGGCGCGACTGGGGATGGGGTACCTGAGCCAGGAGCCGAGCGTCTTCGGGCGTTTGACGTGCGAGCAGAATCTGCTGGCGATCCTCGAGACGCAGAAACTCTCGGGGAAGGAGCGGAAGACGAAGGCCGCGGAGTTGCTGGCGCAGTTCTCCTTGTCGCACAAGGCGGGGGAGGCGGCGCGGACGTGCTCCGGGGGCGAGCGGCGGAAACTGGAGATCGCGCGGGCGCTGGTGACCAAGCCGAGGCTGATCCTGCTTGATGAGCCGTTCAGCGGCGTGGACCCGATCGCGATCGAGGAGCTGCAGCGGGAGATCCGGACGCTGGCGTCGAAGGGGATCGCGATGCTGATCACGGACCACAACGTGCAGCAGACGCTGCGCGTGTGCGACCGGGCGTACATCATCGACGCGGGGAAGAAGTTCGCGGAGGGGACGCCCAAGGCGCTGATCAACGACCAGCGTGTGCGCGAGGTGTACCTGGGCACGATCTTCCGCGGGGATGAGTTCGACTGA
- a CDS encoding PEGA domain-containing protein, with protein MKTQFRNQYADGRAAWISRGVRGGDFQRLLMASLVGLTFGLGGCLRRHVSITSEPSGALVSVNDVEVGRTPCEAEFSYYGVYDVRLEMDGYEVKRTPARASAPIYEYPPLDAIAGVSPIAIDTEVRWHFVLTPTSAMGATPEELEEGLLSRARTMRETERP; from the coding sequence ATGAAGACACAATTTCGGAATCAGTACGCGGACGGGCGCGCGGCGTGGATTTCGCGCGGCGTGCGCGGGGGCGACTTTCAGCGCCTGCTGATGGCGTCTCTGGTGGGACTCACGTTCGGCCTGGGCGGGTGCCTGCGGCGGCATGTCTCGATCACGTCGGAGCCGAGCGGGGCGCTGGTGTCGGTGAATGATGTCGAGGTGGGGCGGACGCCCTGCGAGGCGGAGTTCTCGTACTACGGCGTGTACGACGTGCGGCTGGAGATGGACGGGTATGAGGTGAAGCGGACGCCGGCGCGGGCGTCGGCGCCGATCTATGAGTATCCGCCGCTGGACGCGATCGCGGGGGTCTCGCCGATCGCGATTGATACGGAAGTGCGGTGGCACTTTGTGCTGACGCCGACGAGCGCGATGGGGGCGACGCCGGAGGAGTTGGAGGAGGGGCTGCTGTCGCGGGCGCGGACGATGCGCGAGACGGAGCGGCCCTAG